One Gambusia affinis linkage group LG15, SWU_Gaff_1.0, whole genome shotgun sequence genomic window carries:
- the btg3 gene encoding protein BTG3, producing MMREIAAVVFFLKRLVKKGEKLESDKIELFIERLAVALQEKFKGHWYPESPSKGQAYRCIRINRFHRQDPDLLRACRESGIKYSDLGLPRELTLWVDPGEVCCRYGEQNPCFSVATFRSDDEDDKDVAKKVTSALERVTSDYHSGSSSDEESTHSSPLTVSNSRWTHQTMNPGAPSWHPKKMVPGKGHILPRPHYGYRPHSRASHTLRSNVWIPPVYRAGPEYWDTHQNVAHSYS from the exons ATGATGCGAGAGATAGCAGCAgtggttttctttcttaagAGACTCGTGAAGAAAGGGGAGAAGCTGGAATCTGACAAGATTGAGCTGTTTATTGAGAGGCTGGCTGTTGCACTACAGGAGAAGTTTAAGGGTCACTGGTACCCTGAAAGCCCCAGCAAAGGCCAGGCATACAG GTGCATCCGAATAAACAGATTCCATAGGCAGGATCCGGATCTCCTTCGGGCTTGCCGGGAGAGCGGGATAAAATATAGTGACCTGGGACTTCCTCGTGAGCTCACACTGTGGGTGGATCCTGGAGAAGTTTGTTGCAG GTATGGAGAGCAAAATCCTTGCTTCTCAGTCGCCACTTTCAGGagtgatgatgaggatgataaAGATGTTGCAAAGAAGGTGACTAGCGCTCTGGAGAGAGTGACATCAGACTACCATTCGGGTTCTTCTTCTGACGAGGAAAGCACCCATAGTTCTCCCCTCACTGTCTCCAACAGCCGCTGGACCCACCAG ACCATGAATCCTGGAGCTCCTTCTTGGCACCCCAAAAAGATGGTGCCAGGTAAGGGTCACATCCTTCCACGGCCTCACTACGGCTACAGGCCTCACAGCAGAGCCTCCCACACGTTGAGGAGTAACGTTTGGATCCCTCCTGTCTACAGAGCGGGCCCCGAATACTGGGACACGCACCAAAACGTGGCACATAGTTACAGTTAG